Proteins from one Procambarus clarkii isolate CNS0578487 chromosome 8, FALCON_Pclarkii_2.0, whole genome shotgun sequence genomic window:
- the LOC138358967 gene encoding uncharacterized protein, with protein sequence MDKVQAFVESGKPEDLEGCTRDQLKQIAEKCGIRLRASKVAGMKDEILRQLRAKNEAAEQGAQKGAESGKEDDGQDEVRSQGSSRSSKSSRSSRSSRNRSLERFQLELQMQQQREDKERQFQLEKMKLELQMKNEAEKEKEKTRLEIEKEKARLEVEKEKAQVEKEKAQVEKEKERTKQMQIEANRTLAEQRIEHGLPESTTQVSHPPEVRVREKDIPLFVPEEAESFFEHFEKVASIKEWPQEEWAQLVQLRLTGAAREAYTQLSLEECQDYATVKSSILRSFQLTPEAYRKRFREMIKVGACTFAETARDLERRFQKWIEAAGVGSYADLKQLMVMEKFLEMMHPETKFKIQEAGIMEVKDAADRADMITEAYKSLRENRVQNEVRRSNGRPNGVWGGRNYERPRRVWGEKNFDKWADKSKYAKTQKSRSRTSSESEDGGAKRETDRYPGNQESSKAPQSTSSTSGPRNSNTSGQSQSRFGTYRRDFSQMRCYNCNGLGHVMRDCRQGKRVVTLAMCDPRGKYTVFRDKPQRANIVNERYRPFMSKGWISIGGQPEVEVGILRDTGANQSLIARSLIGNDRRLAGRSKMRVYGLLSESDMPVCTVQLRSEYVSAEVMLGVCPDIPIPGVQVILGNDLCGTKVLPRVIAETVPEESPEGHGTGGTPESVNLTDIRGDESGDRQAIEYPVSVVTKAEVADKEDTGEGETVSIQPVEDIDVDIAWLFDEGPAQKNEVSVRSKVKMAQPKKNHVKRADLSRAQTAEIKSRKANATVLSRNEERCGQTEDESRASSCPRAQRHLDSRVKVFEMSRVDMFHRKRGGEIVKKSNSRENERRRDSMCGEMLTSTQGEVKRHVQSSAVGCSTVLEETFRERRRVEGEEMEWYRSEKCGKRKMIQSWRNRRKPRTRWKSNRMSRVSEETKGRIVGEDEGMKYDDRRRKYNGSRWKYEDDRGGTDSRCLTLDVKRGRRGNGGWKQ encoded by the coding sequence atggataaggtgcaagcgtttgtggagtcaggcaagcctgaggacttagaaggttgcacgagggatcaattgaagcaaatagcagaaaaatgtggcatcaggttgagagcatctaaagtagctgggatgaaggatgagatcctgaggcaattaagagccaaaaatgaagcggcagagcaaggagcccaaaaaggagctgaaagtggaaaggaggatgatgggcaggatgaagtgagatcccagggatcgagtaggagcagcaagagtagccgcagtagcaggagtagccgaaataggagcttggagagattccagttagagctccagatgcagcaacaacgagaggacaaggagagacagttccagctggaaaagatgaaattagaactccagatgaaaaatgaagcagagaaggaaaaagaaaaaaccagactggaaatagaaaaagagaaagcaagactagaggtcgaaaaagaaaaagcccaggtcgaaaaagaaaaagcccaggtcgaaaaagaaaaagagagaacaaaacaaatgcagatagaagcgaatagaaccttggctgagcagaggattgaacatgggttgccagagagcaccacccaggtatcacacccaccagaggttagggttagggagaaggacattcccttgtttgttcccgaagaggcagagagcttcttcgagcattttgagaaagtagccagcatcaaagagtggccacaggaggaatgggcccagctggtccagttaagattgaccggtgcagccagggaggcatacacccaattgtcactggaagagtgccaggattatgccacggtaaagagcagcatattgcgctcgtttcagttaaccccagaagcttatagaaagcgcttcagagagatgatcaaagttggagcgtgtacgtttgctgagacagcaagggatctggaaagacgattccagaagtggattgaggctgctggagttggatcttacgctgacctgaagcaactgatggtcatggagaagttcttggagatgatgcatcccgaaacaaagttcaagatccaagaagcagggataatggaggtgaaagatgccgcagatagggcggatatgattactgaagcgtacaagagcttaagagagaacagagtgcagaatgaggtgagacgcagcaatggcagacccaatggagtctggggaggaagaaattatgaaagacccagaagagtctggggtgagaaaaattttgataaatgggcagataaaagtaagtacgcaaaaactcagaagagtaggtcgcgcacttcatctgaaagtgaagatggaggagctaaacgagaaactgatcggtatccgggaaatcaggagtccagtaaagctccacagagtacgagtagtacgtctggcccgaggaactccaatacgagtgggcagagtcagagccgctttggtacatatagaagagatttttcccagatgagatgttacaattgtaacggattgggtcacgtgatgcgagattgtcggcagggcaagagagttgtgaccctggccatgtgtgacccccgaggtaaatatactgtgttccgagacaaaccacagagagcgaacatagtgaacgagaggtataggccgttcatgagtaaaggttggatcagtataggaggccaacctgaggtagaagttggtatcttaagagataccggagctaatcagagcttgattgcgagaagcctgattgggaatgatcgacggttagctggcaggagtaagatgagagtatatgggttgttgtctgagagtgacatgcccgtttgtactgtccagctaaggtcggaatatgtgtcggcagaggtgatgttgggagtgtgccccgacatacctattccaggagtccaagtgatcctggggaatgacttgtgcgggacaaaggtgttgccaagagtcatagcggagactgtgccagaggagagcccagaaggccacggcacgggtgggacacctgagagtgtgaacctgactgacatccgaggggatgagtcaggagaccgccaagccattgagtaccccgtctcggtagtgacgaaggcagaagtggccgacaaggaagacactggagaaggtgagacagtgtcgattcaaccggtggaagatatagatgtagatatagcatggctgttcgatgaaggtccagcccagaagaatgaagtctcggtgaggtcaaaagtgaagatggcccagccgaagaagaatcatgtgaagagagcggacctgagtagagcccagactgctgaaattaagagtcggaaggcgaatgcaactgtgctgagtaggaatgaggaaagatgtggacagactgaggacgagagtagagcgtcaagttgtccacgagcacagaggcatctggatagtagagttaaggtgtttgagatgtcaagagttgacatgtttcacagaaaacgtggaggagagatagtgaagaagagtaatagccgagaaaatgaaaggagaagagacagtatgtgtggagagatgcttacgagcacacaaggagaggtaaagcgacatgtacagtcgagtgctgttggttgtagtacagtgctcgaagaaacttttagggaacgaagaagagttgaaggagaagaaatggagtggtatagaagtgagaaatgtgggaagaggaa